The following proteins come from a genomic window of Lycium ferocissimum isolate CSIRO_LF1 chromosome 4, AGI_CSIRO_Lferr_CH_V1, whole genome shotgun sequence:
- the LOC132052244 gene encoding SNF1-related protein kinase regulatory subunit gamma-like PV42a, whose protein sequence is MQATMVQGGSPNKLPQQHQMLKDKQVKDLMVDKRRLVEVPYTATLTDTIKTLMANKVVAVPVAAPPGHWIGAGGSMILESDKQTGAVRKHYIGMVTMLDILAHIAGNGSAHDDDLAKKMMVPVSSIIGHCLESLSLWTLSPNTSIVDCMEVFSKGIHRAMVPVDGQSENITCVKLTESASCYRMLTQMDLLRFLNDQQELKAIMSNKVSDKQLQAITDTVFGVINKAKVIDVIKCMRTASLNAVPIVESSDDIEEDHTQLVNGKKRKIVGTFSATDLRACPVPQMQPLLNLEVLDFLKMLSGTPLYESTGLRSSWREQVTCHQESSLGEVVDKVVSDHVHRVWVVDEQGLLEGVVSLTDMIRVIRLWYLTEFLQ, encoded by the exons atgcaGGCAACTATGGTACAAGGTGGAAGCCCCAATAAATTACCTCAGCAACATCAAATGCTGAAAGACAAGCAAGTGAAGGATTTAATGGTTGACAAAAGAAGGCTTGTTGAGGTTCCATATACTGCCACGCTGACAGACACTATAAAAACACTGATGGCTAACAAGGTGGTGGCGGTTCCTGTGGCTGCGCCACCTGGACACTGGATTGGAGCTGGTGGTTCTATGATTTTGGAATCTGATAAACAGACTGGTGCTGTGAGGAAACATTATATAGGGATGGTTACTATGCTTGATATTTTGGCACATATTGCTGGAAATGGTAGTGCTCATGATGATGATTTGGCGAAAAAGATGATGGTCCCTGTTTCTTCAATTATAGGACATTGTCTTGAGAGTCTTAGCTTGTGGACCCTCAGTCCTAACACTAG TATTGTGGATTGCATGGAAGTTTTCAGCAAAGGCATACACCGAGCCATGGTACCAGTCGATGGACAATCAGAAAACATAACATGTGTTAAGCTCACTGAGTCCGCATCGTGTTATCGAATGCTAACACAAATGGATCTGCTAAGGTTTTTGAATGACCAGCAGGAGCTTAAAGCTATAATGTCGAACAAGGTCTCAGACAAACAATTGCAAGCAATCACAGACACTGTTTTTGGGGTGATTAATAAGGCAAAAGTTATCGATGTGATCAAATGCATGAGAACAGCTTCGCTCAATGCAGTACCAATCGTGGAGTCGTCTGATGACATAGAAGAAGATCATACTCAGCTTGTTAAT GGTAAGAAGAGGAAGATTGTAGGAACATTTTCGGCTACGGACTTGAGAGCTTGTCCTGTACCGCAAATGCAGCCTCTACTGAATCTAGAGgttcttgatttcttgaaaatgctGTCGGGAACACCATTATATGAATCTACAGGGCTGAGATCTTCATGGAGGGAACAAGTGACTTGCCATCAAGAATCGTCACTTGGGGAAGTGGTGGATAAAGTTGTGTCGGACCATGTACATCGTGTTTGGGTGGTGGATGAACAAGGCTTGCTGGAAGGAGTTGTATCCCTCACTGATATGATAAGAGTCATCAGGCTCTGGTATCTTACTGAGTTTTTGCAGTAA
- the LOC132052246 gene encoding phosphatidylcholine:diacylglycerol cholinephosphotransferase 1-like gives MKDDNKISDMKKRPSSDLDDSGWLNNAFFMRLTARDVFNVVKYHPIPCIFATSLFFFMGVEYTLRMVPSSSPPFDLGFIATRRIHRLLDSKPALNTLLAGLNTVFVGMQMVYIVWAFLIEGRPRATIATLFMFTCRGILGYATQLPLPEDFLGSGADFPVGNVSFFLFYSGHVAASVIASLDMKRMQRWKLSYLFDTLNVLQTIRLLSTRGHYTIDLAVGVGAGILFDSFAGKYEENRKKELLADSPNGTTNGAFHNSKLHENGEYLSVASD, from the exons ATGAAAGACGACAATAAAATTTCCGACATGAAGAAGAGACCATCCTCAGATTTGGATGATTCAGGGTGGTTGAATAATGCATTTTTCATGAGATTGACAGCTAGGGATGTATTCAATGTGGTGAAGTACCATCCCATCCCATGCATCTTCGCGACCTCGTTGTTCTTCTTCATGGGGGTGGAATACACGCTTCGTATGGTCCCATCTTCATCCCCGCCTTTCGATCTGGGATTCATCGCTACACGTCGCATTCATCGTTTGCTTGATTCTAAACCTGCTCTCAATACTCTTCTTGCTGGCCTTAACACG GTGTTCGTGGGTATGCAAATGGTGTATATAGTATGGGCTTTCTTAATTGAAGGGCGGCCACGAGCGACTATTGCAACTCTGTTCATGTTCACATGCAGAGGCATTCTTGGATATGCTACACAGCTGCCATTACCAGAG GATTTCTTGGGGTCAGGCGCTGATTTTCCAGTAGGAAATGTGTCGTTTTTCTTGTTCTATTCGGGGCACGTTGCAGCATCTGTGATCGCGTCTCTGGATATGAAGCGTATGCAGAGATGGAAATTGTCTTATTTATTTGACACCTTGAACGTATTGCAAACGATCAGATTGCTGAGCACCAGAGGTCATTACACTATTGATTTGGCTGTTGGAGTTGGTGCtggaattttatttgattcttttGCTGGAAAGTATGAGGAGAATAGAAAAAAGGAACTGCTTGCAGATAGTCCTAATGGCACCACTAATGGTGCGTTTCATAACTCAAAACTGCACGAAAATGGTGAATACTTAAGTGTTGCTTCAGATTAA
- the LOC132052245 gene encoding methyl-CpG-binding domain-containing protein 11-like, with product MASPMEKGTHNDEIVSVELPAPPSWKKLFTPKQGGTPKKNEVVFIAPTGEEVKNRRQLEQYLKSHPGNPAISEFDWSTGETPRRSARISEKAKAMRPASLLESPKKRRRTSSTKKDNKETDAGKAEKRSSEMKEMESTKEENENSEKKDGEAEAEMEDKEKKDVEAMKEDEPIEGAEVAPAEKPESESEEFHSADEGKQDKSENEETETEDKGKKEVEAAQEDEHTGEKLESESEKVHNADDGKQNKSENAEIEEKQVSGEKLQPQNDKDSPAADVNEHKPEEIAVEGTNATAGGSSNHAELAVGGESKDAHGNDGENRPKEEEKEMKGADLVMGNDKISQPKLAHSQQHQSPAPISC from the exons ATGGCAAGTCCTATGGAGAAGGGAACTCATAATGATGAAATTGTGTCGGTGGAACTTCCTGCACCTCCTTCTTGGAAAAAATTG TTCACGCCAAAGCAAGGGGGTACACCGAAGAAGAATGAGGTTGTATTTATTGCTCCAACAGGTGAGGAGGTCAAGAACCGCAGACAGTTGGAGCAGTATCTCAAATCACACCCTGGAAACCCTGCAATTTCAGAATTTGATTGGAGTACTGGTGAGACTCCAAGGAGATCAGCAAGGATCAGTGAGAAGGCCAAGGCAATGAGACCAGCTTCACTACTTGAATCACCAAAGAAAAGACGCCGGACATCGTCTACAAAGAAAGATAATAAGGAAACGGATGCTGGAAAAGCTGAAAAGAGAAGTTCAGAAATGAAAGAGATGGAATCTaccaaagaagaaaatgaaaattcgGAGAAGAAAGACGGAGAAGCAGAAGCTGAAATGGAGGACAAGGAGAAGAAAGATGTGGAAGCTATGAAAGAAGATGAGCCCATAGAGGGCGCTGAAGTGGCCCCTGCGGAGAAACCAGAGTCTGAATCTGAGGAATTTCACAGTGCTGATGAGGGCAAGCAGGACAAGTCCGAAAATGAAGAAACTGAAACAGAGGACAAGGGGAAGAAAGAGGTGGAAGCTGCACAAGAAGACGAGCACACTGGGGAGAAGCTAGAGTCCGAATCTGAGAAAGTTCACAACGCTGATGATGGCAAACAGAACAAGTCAGAAAATGCAGAAATTGAGGAAAAACAAGTATCTGGAGAAAAGCTGCAGCCTCAAAATGATAAAGATAGTCCTGCAGCTGATGTAAATGAGCACAAGCCAGAAGAAATTGCCGTGGAAGGGACCAATGCCACAGCAGGAGGAAGTTCAAACCACGCGGAACTTGCTGTTGGTGGGGAATCTAAGGATGCCCATGGGAATGATGGAGAAAATAGGCCGAAAGAGGAGGAGAAAGAAATGAAAGGAGCTGATTTGGTTATGGGAAATGACAAGATTAGCCAACCAAAGCTGGCTCATTCCCAGCAGCATCAGTCACCTGCACCTATTAGCTGCTGA
- the LOC132054575 gene encoding uncharacterized protein LOC132054575 has product MSLTSSSWSPILNSWISNSSTGSLLTRTPSASFLHNENLATSKHAATSCCCMREMEPLNPSAHTKTNIVKRPNKENVKEKGYYYKERVLEALVVGEGDEGEMYGSGGGGSGSDGGGGPGSGYHDSNSGYGHESTEAYYKKMIETNPGNALLLANYATFLKEVKGDLGKAEVYYGRAILVNPNDGNVLSLYADRIWLTQKDASRAHAYFDQAVKSDPDDCYVLASYAWFLWDVDEEELKDEPSGECGIIETAYSVPTTYLGGVRRPPVTAVS; this is encoded by the exons ATGTCATTAACAAGCTCATCATGGAGTCCCATACTTAATTCATGGATATCCAACTCATCCACTGGATCGTTACTTACTCGGACGCCATCAGCGTCCTTTTTACATAATGAAAACCTGGCCACGTCCAAGCATGCTGCAACAAGCTGTTGTTGCATGCGAGAAATGGAGCCCCTAAATCCTTCTGCTCATACGAAAACTAATATTGTCAAAAGACCCAACAAGGAAAATGTCAAAGAAAAAGGATATTATTATAAAGAGAGAGTATTGGAGGCACTAGTAGTAGGGGAAGGCGATGAAGGTGAAATGTACGGCAGTGGTGGAGGAGGCAGTGGGTCGGATGGTGGAGGTGGGCCGGGTTCGGGTTATCATGATTCAAACAGTGGGTATGGGCATGAGAGTACAGAAGCCTACTACAAGAAAATGATCGAAACTAACCCGGGTAATGCACTTctactagcaaactatgccaCGTTCTTGAAAGAG GTGAAGGGGGATTTAGGAAAAGCAGAGGtgtattacggaagagcaataCTCGTAAACCCGAACGATGGAAATGTGTTGTCACTTTATGCTGATCGAATATGGCTAACCCAAAAAGATGCATCTCGCGCCCATGCTTATTTTGATCAAGCTGTTAAATCTGATCCTGATGATTG TTATGTACTGGCTTCATACGCTTGGTTCCTGTGGGATGTTGATGAGGAAGAACTAAAAGATGAGCCAAGTGGAGAATGTGGAATTATAGAGACTGCATATTCAGTACCAACAACCTATTTAGGAGGAGTGCGTCGGCCACCCGTTACTGCCGTTTCTTAA
- the LOC132052247 gene encoding uncharacterized protein LOC132052247 isoform X5 has translation MVATLFLIRSISAWFLQFIACMGGCLGSSSKTKLTSSVHEPLNGQKHLDHLVHKAKLSADFWTTSTCDMDNHSAAQSRGSISSISTSTQTHDAHGTANTTNHSEFVNHVGMLPMIVCWGATSHLPSLSHLLKECMIKMLQAKAAGQIVKGVGLG, from the exons ATGGTGGCAACATTGTTTCTTATCCGATCTATTTCAGCTTGGTTCCTCCAATTTATCGCATGCATGGG TGGCTGTCTGGGATCCAGTAGTAAAACCAAATTAACTTCTTCAGTTCATGAACCACTGAATGGGCAAAAACATCTAGATCATTTAGTACATAAAGCTAAACTATCTGCCGACTTTTGGACAACTAGCACGTGTGACATGGATAACCACAGTGCAGCTCAGTCACGAGGAAGCATCTCGTCAATTAGTACATCTACTCAGACACACGATGCTCATGGCACTGCAAATACGACAAACCATTCTGAATTTGTAAATCATG TTGGAATGCTACCTATGATAGTCTGCTGGGGAGCAACAAGCCATTTGCCAAGCCTATCCCACTTGCT GAAGGAATGTATGATTAAGATGTTGCAAGCAAAGGCTGCGGGACAAATTGTCAAGGGAGTAGGTCTAGGATGA
- the LOC132052247 gene encoding uncharacterized protein LOC132052247 isoform X2: MVATLFLIRSISAWFLQFIACMGGCLGSSSKTKLTSSVHEPLNGQKHLDHLVHKAKLSADFWTTSTCDMDNHSAAQSRGSISSISTSTQTHDAHGTANTTNHSEFVNHGFVRWNQIRQQWVGHKIPENQPKQLLEPKLSWNATYDSLLGSNKPFAKPIPLAEGMYD, translated from the exons ATGGTGGCAACATTGTTTCTTATCCGATCTATTTCAGCTTGGTTCCTCCAATTTATCGCATGCATGGG TGGCTGTCTGGGATCCAGTAGTAAAACCAAATTAACTTCTTCAGTTCATGAACCACTGAATGGGCAAAAACATCTAGATCATTTAGTACATAAAGCTAAACTATCTGCCGACTTTTGGACAACTAGCACGTGTGACATGGATAACCACAGTGCAGCTCAGTCACGAGGAAGCATCTCGTCAATTAGTACATCTACTCAGACACACGATGCTCATGGCACTGCAAATACGACAAACCATTCTGAATTTGTAAATCATG GATTTGTTCGCTGGAACCAAATCAGACAGCAGTGGGTCGGACATAAAATTCCTGAGAACCAACCAAAACAGCTACTTGAACCCAAATTAAG TTGGAATGCTACCTATGATAGTCTGCTGGGGAGCAACAAGCCATTTGCCAAGCCTATCCCACTTGCT GAAGGAATGTATGATTAA
- the LOC132052247 gene encoding uncharacterized protein LOC132052247 isoform X1 yields MVATLFLIRSISAWFLQFIACMGGCLGSSSKTKLTSSVHEPLNGQKHLDHLVHKAKLSADFWTTSTCDMDNHSAAQSRGSISSISTSTQTHDAHGTANTTNHSEFVNHGFVRWNQIRQQWVGHKIPENQPKQLLEPKLSWNATYDSLLGSNKPFAKPIPLAEMVDFLVDVWEQEGMYD; encoded by the exons ATGGTGGCAACATTGTTTCTTATCCGATCTATTTCAGCTTGGTTCCTCCAATTTATCGCATGCATGGG TGGCTGTCTGGGATCCAGTAGTAAAACCAAATTAACTTCTTCAGTTCATGAACCACTGAATGGGCAAAAACATCTAGATCATTTAGTACATAAAGCTAAACTATCTGCCGACTTTTGGACAACTAGCACGTGTGACATGGATAACCACAGTGCAGCTCAGTCACGAGGAAGCATCTCGTCAATTAGTACATCTACTCAGACACACGATGCTCATGGCACTGCAAATACGACAAACCATTCTGAATTTGTAAATCATG GATTTGTTCGCTGGAACCAAATCAGACAGCAGTGGGTCGGACATAAAATTCCTGAGAACCAACCAAAACAGCTACTTGAACCCAAATTAAG TTGGAATGCTACCTATGATAGTCTGCTGGGGAGCAACAAGCCATTTGCCAAGCCTATCCCACTTGCT GAAATGGTAGATTTTcttgtggatgtttgggagcaGGAAGGAATGTATGATTAA
- the LOC132052247 gene encoding uncharacterized protein LOC132052247 isoform X4 — MHGCSGCLGSSSKTKLTSSVHEPLNGQKHLDHLVHKAKLSADFWTTSTCDMDNHSAAQSRGSISSISTSTQTHDAHGTANTTNHSEFVNHGFVRWNQIRQQWVGHKIPENQPKQLLEPKLSWNATYDSLLGSNKPFAKPIPLAEMVDFLVDVWEQEGMYD; from the exons ATGCATGGG TGCAGTGGCTGTCTGGGATCCAGTAGTAAAACCAAATTAACTTCTTCAGTTCATGAACCACTGAATGGGCAAAAACATCTAGATCATTTAGTACATAAAGCTAAACTATCTGCCGACTTTTGGACAACTAGCACGTGTGACATGGATAACCACAGTGCAGCTCAGTCACGAGGAAGCATCTCGTCAATTAGTACATCTACTCAGACACACGATGCTCATGGCACTGCAAATACGACAAACCATTCTGAATTTGTAAATCATG GATTTGTTCGCTGGAACCAAATCAGACAGCAGTGGGTCGGACATAAAATTCCTGAGAACCAACCAAAACAGCTACTTGAACCCAAATTAAG TTGGAATGCTACCTATGATAGTCTGCTGGGGAGCAACAAGCCATTTGCCAAGCCTATCCCACTTGCT GAAATGGTAGATTTTcttgtggatgtttgggagcaGGAAGGAATGTATGATTAA
- the LOC132052247 gene encoding uncharacterized protein LOC132052247 isoform X6 — MVATLFLIRSISAWFLQFIACMGGCLGSSSKTKLTSSVHEPLNGQKHLDHLVHKAKLSADFWTTSTCDMDNHSAAQSRGSISSISTSTQTHDAHGTANTTNHSEFVNHVGMLPMIVCWGATSHLPSLSHLLKW, encoded by the exons ATGGTGGCAACATTGTTTCTTATCCGATCTATTTCAGCTTGGTTCCTCCAATTTATCGCATGCATGGG TGGCTGTCTGGGATCCAGTAGTAAAACCAAATTAACTTCTTCAGTTCATGAACCACTGAATGGGCAAAAACATCTAGATCATTTAGTACATAAAGCTAAACTATCTGCCGACTTTTGGACAACTAGCACGTGTGACATGGATAACCACAGTGCAGCTCAGTCACGAGGAAGCATCTCGTCAATTAGTACATCTACTCAGACACACGATGCTCATGGCACTGCAAATACGACAAACCATTCTGAATTTGTAAATCATG TTGGAATGCTACCTATGATAGTCTGCTGGGGAGCAACAAGCCATTTGCCAAGCCTATCCCACTTGCT GAAATGGTAG
- the LOC132052247 gene encoding uncharacterized protein LOC132052247 isoform X3: MVATLFLIRSISAWFLQFIACMGGCLGSSSKTKLTSSVHEPLNGQKHLDHLVHKAKLSADFWTTSTCDMDNHSAAQSRGSISSISTSTQTHDAHGTANTTNHSEFVNHGFVRWNQIRQQWVGHKIPENQPKQLLEPKLRAKLIVGRKRCYAAAGFERMESK; this comes from the exons ATGGTGGCAACATTGTTTCTTATCCGATCTATTTCAGCTTGGTTCCTCCAATTTATCGCATGCATGGG TGGCTGTCTGGGATCCAGTAGTAAAACCAAATTAACTTCTTCAGTTCATGAACCACTGAATGGGCAAAAACATCTAGATCATTTAGTACATAAAGCTAAACTATCTGCCGACTTTTGGACAACTAGCACGTGTGACATGGATAACCACAGTGCAGCTCAGTCACGAGGAAGCATCTCGTCAATTAGTACATCTACTCAGACACACGATGCTCATGGCACTGCAAATACGACAAACCATTCTGAATTTGTAAATCATG GATTTGTTCGCTGGAACCAAATCAGACAGCAGTGGGTCGGACATAAAATTCCTGAGAACCAACCAAAACAGCTACTTGAACCCAAATTAAG GGCGAAACTTATTGTGGGAAGAAAAAGGTGCTATGCTGCAGCTGGATTTGAAAGAATGGAATCAAAGTGA